The Brassica oleracea var. oleracea cultivar TO1000 chromosome C6, BOL, whole genome shotgun sequence genome includes a region encoding these proteins:
- the LOC106299793 gene encoding probable aquaporin SIP2-1, whose product MGRISLVVSDLVLSFMWIWAGVLVNILVHGVLGFSRKDTTGDIVRYLFSVISMFVFAFLQKLTKGGLYNPLTALASGVSGGFSSFIFSVVVRIPVEVLGSILAVKHIIRVFPEIGKGPKLNVAIHHGALTEGILTFFIVMLSLGLTRKIPGSFFMKTWIGSIAKLTLHVLGADLTGGCMNPAAVMGWAYARGEHITQEHLLVYWLGPVKATLLAVWFFNVVFKPLTEEQQEKPKAKSE is encoded by the exons ATGGGTCGAATCAGTTTAGTGGTTTCTGATCTTGTTCTGTCGTTTATGTGGATATGGGCAGGAGTTCTGGTCAACATCTTAGTCCACGGAGTACTCGGGTTCAGCCGGAAAGATACGACCGGCGATATCGTCCGTTATCTCTTCTCCGTCATCTCCATGTTCGTCTTCGCTTTCCTTCAGAAACTCACCAAAGGTGGACTTTATAACCCTTTGACCGCTTTGGCTTCTGGTGTCTCCGGTGGCTTCAGCAGTTTCATCTTCTCCGTCGTGGTTCGCATCCCCGTCGAG GTGTTAGGATCAATCCTTGCGGTTAAACATATCATTCGCGTTTTCCCTGAGATTGGAAAAGGACCAAAACTAAACGTAGCAATCCATCACGGCGCTTTAACGGAAGGGATACTAACCTTTTTCATAGTAATGCTCTCGTTGGGACTTACAAGAAAGATACCAGGAAGTTTCTTCATGAAGACTTGGATTGGTAGTATCGCTAAGTTGACTCTCCATGTTCTTGGAGCTGATTTAACCGGTGGATGCATGAACCCAGCTGCT GTGATGGGATGGGCTTATGCACGCGGTGAACATATAACACAAGAGCATTTACTTGTGTATTGGCTTGGACCTGTCAAGGCTACATTGCTAGCTGTTTGGTTCTTCAATGTTGTCTTTAAGCCTCTGACGGAAGAACAACAAGAGAAACCTAAGGCTAAATCTGAGTGA
- the LOC106299791 gene encoding magnesium-protoporphyrin IX monomethyl ester [oxidative] cyclase, chloroplastic, with protein MAAEMALVKPISKFASPRLSNPSKYLSGQRFSTVIRMSATSSPPPPATATAKSKKGTKKEIQESLLTPRFYTTDFEEMEQLFNTEINKNLNEEEFIALLREFKTDYNQTHFVRNKEFKEAADKLQGPLRQIFVEFLERSCTAEFSGFLLYKELGRRLKKTNPVVAEIFSLMSRDEARHAGFLNKGLSDFNLALDLGFLTKARKYTFFKPKFIFYATYLSEKIGYWRYITIYRHLKQNPEFQCYPIFKYFENWCQDENRHGDFFSALMKAQPQFLNDWQAKLWSRFFCLSVYVTMYLNDCQRTDFYEGIGLNTKEFDMHVIIETNRTTARIFPAVLDVENPEFKRKLDRMVVIYEKLMAVGKTDDPSFVKNLKKVPLVAGLVSEILAAYLMPPVESGSVDFAEFEPNLVY; from the exons ATGGCTGCTGAAATGGCGTTAGTGAAACCCATCTCCAAGTTTGCATCTCCAAGACTCTCCAACCCGAGCAAATACCTCTCTGGCCAACGTTTCTCCACCGTGATCAGAATGTCAGCCACCTCCTCGCCGCCTCCTCCGGCTACTGCCACCGCGAAGTCCAAGAAGGGGACGAAGAAGGAAATTCAGGAGTCTCTTCTGACTCCGAGGTTCTACACGACGGACTTCGAGGAGATGGAACAGCTTTTCAACACGGAGATCAACAAGAACCTTAACGAGGAAGAGTTCATTGCTCTGCTTCGAGAGTTCAAGACTGATTACAATCAGACACATTTCGTGAGGAACAAGGAGTTTAAAGAAGCTGCTGACAAGTTGCAGGGGCCTCTCCGACAGATCTTTGTTGAGTTTCTTGAGCGGTCTTGTACTGCTGAGTTCTCTGGTTTCCTTCTCTACAAGGAGCTTGGTAGAAGGCTCAAG AAAACGAACCCTGTTGTGGCTGAGATCTTCTCTCTTATGTCCAGAGATGAAGCAAGACATGCCGG GTTCTTGAACAAGGGTTTATCTGATTTCAACTTGGCTCTTGACTTGGGTTTCCTGACAAAGGCAAGGAAGTACACTTTCTTCAAACCCAAGTTCATCTTCTACGCGACTTACTTGTCCGAGAAAATCGGGTACTGGAGGTACATCACAATCTACAGACACCTTAAGCAGAACCCTGAGTTCCAATGTTACCCTATCTTCAAGTACTTTGAGAACTGGTGCCAAGACGAGAATCGTCATGGAGATTTCTTCTCTGCTTTGATGAAAGCTCAGCCTCAGTTCCTCAATGACTGGCAAGCCAAGCTCTGGTCTCGTTTCTTCTGCCTCTCG GTTTATGTGACAATGTACCTCAATGATTGTCAAAGAACTGATTTCTACGAGGGTATTGGGTTAAACACCAAGGAGTTCGATATGCACGTCATCATTGAG ACAAACCGAACCACGGCAAGAATCTTCCCGGCTGTGCTGGATGTTGAGAACCCTGAGTTCAAGAGGAAACTGGATAGAATGGTTGTGATCTATGAGAAGCTGATGGCTGTAGGAAAAACAGATGATCCTTCCTTTGTCAAGAACCTCAAGAAGGTTCCTCTCGTTGCTGGTTTAGTCTCTGAGATCTTGGCTGCTTATCTCATGCCTCCTGTTGAGTCTGGCTCCGTTGATTTCGCTGAGTTTGAGCCTAATCTTGTTTATTAG